Part of the bacterium HR11 genome, CTCCATCCGGTCTGGGGTCTGTAGTCTTCACCCCAACGTGACGACCGCCGCCAGCCCGTAAAGGAGCCAGCCCCACAGACGATTCTTCAGGCCCTGGAGCTGGCGGGGCGTCGAGCGGACCCAGCCGTTGTCGACCCGATGGGTCTCCAAGAGCCACTGGCCCCGGGGGTCGATGTCGACCCGCTCGATGGGGGCCGTCCACTCGGTGTCGGGCGCCCATCGAAACCACTGCCGCTTCCCGTCCCAGACAAACGTCGTGGCCTGACCGTCCCGAAAGCGGATTTGGACCTCGACGGGCACGGCCCACGTCCCGAGCCGCCGGATCAGGACGCCGCACTTCCACCGATTTGTGACCTCCTCAAGCGCCTGCCATCGTCGCTGGGTCCCATAGCCATAAAATCCGGGCGAGCGCCGGACGGGCACGCATTTGACCTCGGCGACCCGGAAGTCGATGGTGTCCGTCGTGGTCAGGGCTTTCCGAAGGAATTCGGCGGCCGCCTCGCCCAGATGGACTTGCATAGCGCGGAAGAAGTCTTCCGGATAGGGGTGCCGGAACTGCCAGGCCCGGAAGTAGGCCCGGAGCGCCCGCGTGACTTCGTCCGACCCGTAGAGACGCTCCAGGGTTAAGAGCGCCAACATGGGTTTATTGTACGAATTGGCGTTGTAGCTGGCCCGGTTGGCAAACTGCCAGGCATACGTGTTGGGCGGGTCCGTCGAGAAGGCCTCCGGAGCCATCGCCCCGTCGTGGTGCCAGCCCCAGAGGCCGAGGACGGGCAGGCGGGTCGAGCGAGATCCATAGAGCCGGTTCACGATTTTGGCTTCCATGTAAGAATTCAGGCCCTCGTCCATCCAGGCGGCCTCGAACTCGTTGTTGGCGACCAGGCCGTACCAGTACTGATGGCCGAACTCGTGGACGGCAATGGCTTCGGGAAATCGAAGCCAAGTCGGAAGCTGAATCCCCAGACCGACGGTAAATAGGGTCGGGTACTCCATCCCGGCGGCGGCCAGGCCGTAGAGCGGCGGCTCGACGACCGTCAGGACCGGGTACGGATAGGGGCCGTACCATTCGGCCGTAAGCTCCAGGGCGGCCCGGACGGCCGACCCGATCCGGCGGGCGCCCGCCTCATGACCGGGCGGATAGAGAATCCGAATTTGGACGTGGCGCCAGCGGTCCCGGAGCTCCCGAAACAGCGGCGAGGCCGTCCAGGCGAAATCGTGGACGTCCTCGGCGTGGTACCGATACGTCGTCTCCCCCGTCGGCTCGTCCCGTCGGGCGACCTCTTCGCCCGTGGCCCCGACGACGAAGGCCCGGGGGACCCGAATCTCCACGTCGTAGACGCCGAAGTCGGCATAGAACTCGCTGTTCGCATGGAAGGGATGACAGTTCCAGCCCCGTTCTTCCAAGACGCCGACCTTCGGGAACCACTGGGCGACCATGAAGAACGAGCCGGCATAACCGGTCCGGGCGACGATGCGGGGCAGACGGGTCTCGAATTCATACTCCAGACGAATCGTCTCCCCGGGTCCCACAGGTCGGGGCAGGGCGACCCACAGGACCGTCCCATCGGCATCGTAGGAGAAGGACAGGTCCGCCCCATTCACCAGACGGATGCGCTGGAGCTCGACCCACCCCCAGGCTTCCGGTTCCTTGGGGAGCCGGACCCTTCCCCAGGGGCCGCCGCCCTCCCGCATAAACAGCGTGTCCCCGTTTTTGAAGGCGTTCATGTACATGTGGAAGCACAGCTTCGTCGCCGGCTGACGGGTCGCGTTCCGCCACGCCAGCCGGGCCCGGCCCGTGACGGTGCGGTCGGCCGGCCGGAGATGGGCTTGGAGTTCGTAATGAACGATGCGATCACTGCGAGGCTCGGCGAACCAGGGCCCGCCGGCGTGGCCGGGGATCGCTCCCAGGACGATCCCGAGGCCGACCCCCAGGCCCCATCGGACGACTGCCAGGGTCCACACCTTCAAGGCTTTCCTCCGTCTCATGGGCTCGTCGTGCCGGCATTATACCCGGCCCGCCGACCCCGGAGAATCGGTATGAAAGACTACGGACCACCGACCATAGACCTGTTTCGGAGGCCGGGTCCACTTCGCCTCGAGACGAGGGATTCCGACGACTCCGTTAGGCCTATGGTCCGTGTCTTAACAGAGCCGTTCGGGAGGTGAGAAGTGAGATGGAGAGTGGAAAAGGCACCTCCGCGAAAGCACGATGTTTCAAGTATTCGGCAGATGGGCAGTCGGCAGATAGGCAGATGGGCAGGTCGCCCGACCGGCCCACCGGCCGACTGCCCATCTGCCAACCTGCCCATCTGCCGACTGCCCATCCGCGGGACTGGACTTCTGGGCGGTTTTCGCTACAATGCAGCGCAAAGAGTATCGGGTATAGGACCGAGCTCTATGCCCCATCAGAGCCGTTCGGTTTGTGAAAACCGCATGGATTCGGCTTTTTCGACCCTCCGGGAAGGACGGTTTTTCAAGCCAAGGGCCATGCGGGAGTTCGGGAGTTCGGCAGGTGGGCAGGTCGGCCGGGGGGCCGGGCGACCCTTTTCATCCCAGCCCCGCTCGTTAGAGCGGGGTCATTTTGTCCCAGCCCCGCTCGCAAGAGCGGGGTCCGGGGCGATCCGGCCGTCCGGGAGTTCGGGAATTCGGGAATCCGGGAAGGCCGTTCGGCGGTCGACGTAGAAGGCAAGGGGGCATGTAGCATTCCAAGTCCCCGCGCCTCCCTGAAGTTTTCCGGACTCTTCGCCGCATGGGGGCTCAGGGCCCATAACCGCTATTGGCTCATAGCTGATGGCTCATGGCTGATAGCTGATGGCTCATGGGACTATGAGCCATGAGCCAATAGCGGTTATGAACCATCCATCACCCTTGCTCGTCACTCCGTCCCTTTGAAAAATCGTACTTTCCGGGGGATGGGCAAGGTGGTTCCGACGCCATTCTCACGGGCCGAGCGGCTCTGTTAGACCAACGCCTCGCCTCGATGGCCAGACGGAGGAGGGCTCATGATCTTACCCGAGTGGCTTCGCACCATCACGGACGTGCAAGCCATCATCCAATGGGGGGGTGTCCTGGGGGTCGCCCTGGTCGTATTCGTCGAGACGGGCCTGTTTGTCGGCTTCTTTCTGCCCGGGGACTCTCTCTTAGTGACGGCCGGTATCCTGGCGGCAGCCGGTCACCTGGATTTGAGCCTGCTGTTGGGCCTGACGGCCCTGGCGGCCATCGCCGGGGACCAGGTCGGCTACGGGATCGGCCGGCGGGCCGGCGAGGCCCTGTACCGGCGGCCTGACAGTCGGTGGTTTCGCCGGTCGCATCTGGAGCGGGCGCATGCCTTTTATGAAAAGTACGGGGCCAAGACCATCGTCCTGGCCCGATTCGTGCCCATCGTCCGGACCTTTGCGCCAGCCGTGGCCGGGGCGGCCCTGATGCGGTACCGACGTTTTGTGACGTATAATGTCGTAGGCGGTCTCCTATGGGTCTTCAGTATGGTCCTGACGGGTTATACGCTGGGCCGTGCCGTGCCGGATATCCAGAAGTACCTCCATTGGGTCATCGCCCTCGTCGTGTTCCTATCGATCTTGCCTGGCATCATCGAGGCTTGGCGGAGCGGGCGGGTGGCCCGGCGGGCTCTACGGACGGTACCGCCCGAAGTACCCCGACGGGTTTCGAGTTCCCCCTCGGTCGAGTAGGCCGGCTCGGTATGGATGGGTTGGATCGGTATCGGAGGTGTGGGAAGATATCACGCGGGGTCTTCTCTTTCCTGAATGGCCGATACCCGGTACCTGACCCCTACGTCCGAGGTCACGCATGCGTCGGGTCGACGCGTTATTTCAAGTAGGACTTACGCA contains:
- a CDS encoding putative membrane protein, with the protein product MILPEWLRTITDVQAIIQWGGVLGVALVVFVETGLFVGFFLPGDSLLVTAGILAAAGHLDLSLLLGLTALAAIAGDQVGYGIGRRAGEALYRRPDSRWFRRSHLERAHAFYEKYGAKTIVLARFVPIVRTFAPAVAGAALMRYRRFVTYNVVGGLLWVFSMVLTGYTLGRAVPDIQKYLHWVIALVVFLSILPGIIEAWRSGRVARRALRTVPPEVPRRVSSSPSVE